A single genomic interval of Sceloporus undulatus isolate JIND9_A2432 ecotype Alabama chromosome 2, SceUnd_v1.1, whole genome shotgun sequence harbors:
- the VWA7 gene encoding von Willebrand factor A domain-containing protein 7 isoform X1, protein MSQAGLRLSGNLVYIASRCTTENQINVSNMDHTLAWFWRFLWILMLRYLPSHEVHGFFPNFWSRTMAFTWGSTTHQDMTEEAILNITVRLFAEMPPSIKGKRFREEDFKDKTLLADDIFAAFYGPKVSVKRFRGAIAQVANANAAMDFDNTTRDDPVLHFDSELIFSSNAWLLQTRKEILQAIRSEQYSIARDKLGQLLHSLQDFYSHSNWVELGNQQINPDLVQPGHEIKSIAEAGVPTCSDCTDWTCEGNLLDDVASKGLLTTGYYGSQPKKPIGKCSHGGRFDDSRHREPRGGINKDSSSLFFSPHHYLHNEAAFLAQEATKHFLEKLWQEIGSKQFMRLLDISPSTGLSFVVDTTGSMGDEINAAKYQAREIIDQRRGTPQEPDFYILVPFHDPEFGPVHKTSDPEEFWKIFDRIIPLSGGDEPEMCLSALELALQYSPPYSEIFVFTDASAKDAHLKNSVESLSQEKKCKVTFLITEDPSRTRAKRETLAPDRFDLYVELAHSSGGQIIFTDDKNIRHVAKIIGESSISSVTLFRHQKGNIFSLKGVHQKIKKRATELEVHQFWIDSLVDKVVVTIQGAIHAFEIWDPSGKVQMNKLTTGPLAKIESIGGIYRAFLSSPVHAGKWTLKLYSRGHYSVYIQGQSTLDFLYYFAVPVDGRHPGLFMMDSHPVEGLPTYLVVMVMGLNQSESGSVHLQAVNLEGRTGSLGELELQGGAQRADLFVAELPPTLLTSNNFSIVVHGVDSEGRRLERAAPQAATMVGSLLELSRDTPVFPGRLVSITWKVMNPGSSKEYELKVSSVPQLAANISSSRLQLGFNQTATGQISLHVPNTTTPGSVITVTLQANLLHPDGDPGFAHIYLLVMPLPQVQIFPSPLCSVASADGSCDPPQSLCHSQHWTAILRIRDEAGIRSVQVEGGAVVPHQADGPAELVTYTSDCCSQQAQLIVTNLLGETYPCQVAAPPSTRPGKALPRPPDVKARVGPSPTSAWWCWALLTVFLTIDWLGF, encoded by the exons ATGTCCCAAGCAGGTCTGAGATTGTCTGGGAACTTGGTATACATTGCCTCAAGATGCACAACGGAAAATCAG ATAAATGTATCCAATATGGACCATACCTTGGCCTGGTTCTGGCGTTTCCTGTGGATCCTGATGCTGCGGTATTTGCCATCACATGAAGTCCATGGTTTCTTCCCCAATTTTTGGTCTCGCACTATGGCTTTCACTTGGGGGTCTACCACCCACCAGGATATGACTGAAGAGGCCATCCTCAACATCACTGTGCGCCTCTTTGCAGAGATGCCTCCGTCCATCAAGGGGAAGCGCTTCCGAGAGGAGGACTTTAAG GACAAGACCCTTTTGGCTGATGACATCTTTGCTGCTTTCTATGGTCCCAAGGTATCTGTAAAACGTTTCCGTGGGGCCATTGCCCAAGTAGCCAATGCCAATGCTGCCATGGACTTTGACAATACCACGCGAGATGATCCTGTGCTCCACTTTGATTCAGAGCTCATCTTCTCCAGCAATGCCTGGCTATTGCAAACACGCAAAGAAATCCTTCAGGCCATACGCTCGGAGCAGTACAGCATCGCTCGGGACAAGCTGGGGCAGCTACTCCATTCTTTACAG GATTTCTACAGCCACAGCAACTGGGTTGAACTTGGAAATCAGCAGATCAATCCAGATCTAGTCCAGCCAGGCCATGAAATCAAGTCCATTGCAGAAG CTGGCGTCCCAACCTGCAGTGACTGCACCGACTGGACGTGTGAAGGCAATCTCTTGGACGATGTGGCTTCTAAAGGGCTTTTGACTACTGGTTACTATGGCAGCCAACCCAAAAAACCCATTG GAAAATGCAGCCATGGTGGAAGGTTTGATGACAGCCGACACAGAGAGCCTCGTGGTGGTATTAATAAGGATAGTTCATCCCTTTTCTTCTCACCCCACCACTACCTGCATAATGAAGCAGCTTTTCTGGCCCAAGAGGCCACCAAACATTTCTTGGAGAAGTTGTGGCAAGAAATAGGGAGCAAACAATTCATGAG GCTGCTGGATATCAGTCCATCCACAGGCCTGAGCTTTGTTGTGGATACCACTGGAAGCATGGGAGATGAGATTAATGCTGCCAAGTACCAGGCACGAGAGATCATTGACCAGCGACGTGGCACCCCTCAAGAGCCAGATTTCTACATCTTAGTGCCTTTTCACGATCCAG agTTTGGCCCTGTCCACAAGACCAGTGACCCAGAAGAATTCTGGAAGATATTTGACAGAATCATTCCTCTGTCTGGTGGGGATGAACCAGAAATGTGCCTTTCTGCACTGGAG CTTGCCCTCCAGTACTCACCACCATATTCTGAGATTTTTGTCTTTACTGATGCGTCTGCTAAAGATGCTCATCTTAAGAACAGTGTGGAATCTCTTAGccaagaaaagaaatgcaag GTGACCTTCCTCATTACAGAAGATCCGTCTAGGACCCGGGCAAAACGGGAAACTCTTGCCCCAGACCGATTTGACCTCTATGTAGAGCTGGCTCACAGCTCAGGTGGGCAGATCATATTTACAGATGACAAGAACATCCGACATGTGGCTAAGATCATTGGTGAATCCAGCATATCTTCG GTGACCCTATTCCGCCACCAGAAGGGAAATATCTTCAGCCTTAAGGGGGTTCACCAGAAAATAAAGAAACGGGCAACGGAGCTGGAGGTTCACCAGTTCTGGATTGACAGCTTGGTGGACAAAGTGGTTGTAACCATCCAAGGTGCCATCCACGCCTTTGAAATCTGGGATCCTTCGG GTAAAGTACAGATGAATAAATTAACTACTGGTCCCTTAGCCAAGATTGAGTCCATTGGTGGCATCTACAGAGCATTTCTTTCTTCCCCAGTCCATGCTGGCAAATGGACGTTAAAGCTTTATTCCAGAGGCCATTATTCTGTTTATATCCAGG GTCAAAGCACCCTTGACTTCCTGTATTACTTTGCTGTTCCAGTGGATGGTCGCCACCCAGGGCTATTTATGATGGATAGTCACCCTGTAGAAG GTTTGCCTACTTACTTGGTTGTTATGGTGATGGGCCTGAATCAATCGGAGTCAGGATCTGTTCATCTCCAGGCTGTGAATTTAGAAGGAAGGACAGGTAGTCTTGGGGAACTGGAACTTCAAGGAGGAGCCCAGAGAGCTGACCTGTTTGTGGCTGAGCTGCCTCCAACCTTACTGACCAGCAACAACTTCTCCATAGTGGTGCATGGTGTTGACAGTGAGGGCCGGAGGTTGGAGAGAGCTGCCCCACAAGCTGCCACCATGGTGGGATCTCTGTTGGAG CTGAGCAGAGACACTCCTGTGTTCCCAGGGAGGCTTGTTTCCATCACTTGGAAGGTGATGAATCCTGGCTCATCCAAGGAGTATGAACTGAAAGTGAGCAGTGTCCCCCAATTGGCTGCCAACATCTCCAGTTCCAG GCTACAGTTGGGCTTTAACCAAACTGCAACAGGGCAGATTTCCCTCCATGTCCCCAATACTACTACTCCTGGCTCAGTGATCACTGTAACCCTGCAAGCCAACCTCCTTCACCCAGATGGAGATCCTGGTTTTGCACATATCTATCTGCTTGTCATGCCTCTGCCTCAG GTGCAGATCTTTCCTTCCCCACTCTGCAGCGTTGCTTCTGCAGACGGTTCCTGTGACCCACCTCAATCTCTTTGCCACAGCCAGCATTGGACAGCTATTTTGCGGATCAGGGATGAAGCTGGCATTCGATCAGTGCAAGTGGAAGGGGGTGCTGTTGTCCCTCACCAAGCTGATGGACCTGCGGAGTTGGTCACTTACACTTCAGACTGTTGCTCGCAGCAGGCCCAGCTGATAGTTACCAACCTTCTTGGAGAGACATATCCATGCCAGGTGGCAGCACCACCTTCTACACGCCCTGGCAAAGCACTACCCAGGCCTCCTGATGTGAAGGCAAGGGTAGGTCCATCTCCTACTTCAGCCTGGTGGTGTTGGGCATTGCTGACAGTCTTTCTGACAATTGACTGGCTAGGATTCTAA
- the VWA7 gene encoding von Willebrand factor A domain-containing protein 7 isoform X2, with the protein MRYKTQDSLTARKIQDFYSHSNWVELGNQQINPDLVQPGHEIKSIAEAGVPTCSDCTDWTCEGNLLDDVASKGLLTTGYYGSQPKKPIGKCSHGGRFDDSRHREPRGGINKDSSSLFFSPHHYLHNEAAFLAQEATKHFLEKLWQEIGSKQFMRLLDISPSTGLSFVVDTTGSMGDEINAAKYQAREIIDQRRGTPQEPDFYILVPFHDPEFGPVHKTSDPEEFWKIFDRIIPLSGGDEPEMCLSALELALQYSPPYSEIFVFTDASAKDAHLKNSVESLSQEKKCKVTFLITEDPSRTRAKRETLAPDRFDLYVELAHSSGGQIIFTDDKNIRHVAKIIGESSISSVTLFRHQKGNIFSLKGVHQKIKKRATELEVHQFWIDSLVDKVVVTIQGAIHAFEIWDPSGKVQMNKLTTGPLAKIESIGGIYRAFLSSPVHAGKWTLKLYSRGHYSVYIQGQSTLDFLYYFAVPVDGRHPGLFMMDSHPVEGLPTYLVVMVMGLNQSESGSVHLQAVNLEGRTGSLGELELQGGAQRADLFVAELPPTLLTSNNFSIVVHGVDSEGRRLERAAPQAATMVGSLLELSRDTPVFPGRLVSITWKVMNPGSSKEYELKVSSVPQLAANISSSRLQLGFNQTATGQISLHVPNTTTPGSVITVTLQANLLHPDGDPGFAHIYLLVMPLPQVQIFPSPLCSVASADGSCDPPQSLCHSQHWTAILRIRDEAGIRSVQVEGGAVVPHQADGPAELVTYTSDCCSQQAQLIVTNLLGETYPCQVAAPPSTRPGKALPRPPDVKARVGPSPTSAWWCWALLTVFLTIDWLGF; encoded by the exons atgagatACAAAACCCAAGACAGTTTAACAGCAAGAAAAATCCAG GATTTCTACAGCCACAGCAACTGGGTTGAACTTGGAAATCAGCAGATCAATCCAGATCTAGTCCAGCCAGGCCATGAAATCAAGTCCATTGCAGAAG CTGGCGTCCCAACCTGCAGTGACTGCACCGACTGGACGTGTGAAGGCAATCTCTTGGACGATGTGGCTTCTAAAGGGCTTTTGACTACTGGTTACTATGGCAGCCAACCCAAAAAACCCATTG GAAAATGCAGCCATGGTGGAAGGTTTGATGACAGCCGACACAGAGAGCCTCGTGGTGGTATTAATAAGGATAGTTCATCCCTTTTCTTCTCACCCCACCACTACCTGCATAATGAAGCAGCTTTTCTGGCCCAAGAGGCCACCAAACATTTCTTGGAGAAGTTGTGGCAAGAAATAGGGAGCAAACAATTCATGAG GCTGCTGGATATCAGTCCATCCACAGGCCTGAGCTTTGTTGTGGATACCACTGGAAGCATGGGAGATGAGATTAATGCTGCCAAGTACCAGGCACGAGAGATCATTGACCAGCGACGTGGCACCCCTCAAGAGCCAGATTTCTACATCTTAGTGCCTTTTCACGATCCAG agTTTGGCCCTGTCCACAAGACCAGTGACCCAGAAGAATTCTGGAAGATATTTGACAGAATCATTCCTCTGTCTGGTGGGGATGAACCAGAAATGTGCCTTTCTGCACTGGAG CTTGCCCTCCAGTACTCACCACCATATTCTGAGATTTTTGTCTTTACTGATGCGTCTGCTAAAGATGCTCATCTTAAGAACAGTGTGGAATCTCTTAGccaagaaaagaaatgcaag GTGACCTTCCTCATTACAGAAGATCCGTCTAGGACCCGGGCAAAACGGGAAACTCTTGCCCCAGACCGATTTGACCTCTATGTAGAGCTGGCTCACAGCTCAGGTGGGCAGATCATATTTACAGATGACAAGAACATCCGACATGTGGCTAAGATCATTGGTGAATCCAGCATATCTTCG GTGACCCTATTCCGCCACCAGAAGGGAAATATCTTCAGCCTTAAGGGGGTTCACCAGAAAATAAAGAAACGGGCAACGGAGCTGGAGGTTCACCAGTTCTGGATTGACAGCTTGGTGGACAAAGTGGTTGTAACCATCCAAGGTGCCATCCACGCCTTTGAAATCTGGGATCCTTCGG GTAAAGTACAGATGAATAAATTAACTACTGGTCCCTTAGCCAAGATTGAGTCCATTGGTGGCATCTACAGAGCATTTCTTTCTTCCCCAGTCCATGCTGGCAAATGGACGTTAAAGCTTTATTCCAGAGGCCATTATTCTGTTTATATCCAGG GTCAAAGCACCCTTGACTTCCTGTATTACTTTGCTGTTCCAGTGGATGGTCGCCACCCAGGGCTATTTATGATGGATAGTCACCCTGTAGAAG GTTTGCCTACTTACTTGGTTGTTATGGTGATGGGCCTGAATCAATCGGAGTCAGGATCTGTTCATCTCCAGGCTGTGAATTTAGAAGGAAGGACAGGTAGTCTTGGGGAACTGGAACTTCAAGGAGGAGCCCAGAGAGCTGACCTGTTTGTGGCTGAGCTGCCTCCAACCTTACTGACCAGCAACAACTTCTCCATAGTGGTGCATGGTGTTGACAGTGAGGGCCGGAGGTTGGAGAGAGCTGCCCCACAAGCTGCCACCATGGTGGGATCTCTGTTGGAG CTGAGCAGAGACACTCCTGTGTTCCCAGGGAGGCTTGTTTCCATCACTTGGAAGGTGATGAATCCTGGCTCATCCAAGGAGTATGAACTGAAAGTGAGCAGTGTCCCCCAATTGGCTGCCAACATCTCCAGTTCCAG GCTACAGTTGGGCTTTAACCAAACTGCAACAGGGCAGATTTCCCTCCATGTCCCCAATACTACTACTCCTGGCTCAGTGATCACTGTAACCCTGCAAGCCAACCTCCTTCACCCAGATGGAGATCCTGGTTTTGCACATATCTATCTGCTTGTCATGCCTCTGCCTCAG GTGCAGATCTTTCCTTCCCCACTCTGCAGCGTTGCTTCTGCAGACGGTTCCTGTGACCCACCTCAATCTCTTTGCCACAGCCAGCATTGGACAGCTATTTTGCGGATCAGGGATGAAGCTGGCATTCGATCAGTGCAAGTGGAAGGGGGTGCTGTTGTCCCTCACCAAGCTGATGGACCTGCGGAGTTGGTCACTTACACTTCAGACTGTTGCTCGCAGCAGGCCCAGCTGATAGTTACCAACCTTCTTGGAGAGACATATCCATGCCAGGTGGCAGCACCACCTTCTACACGCCCTGGCAAAGCACTACCCAGGCCTCCTGATGTGAAGGCAAGGGTAGGTCCATCTCCTACTTCAGCCTGGTGGTGTTGGGCATTGCTGACAGTCTTTCTGACAATTGACTGGCTAGGATTCTAA
- the VWA7 gene encoding von Willebrand factor A domain-containing protein 7 isoform X3 — translation MSQAGLRLSGNLVYIASRCTTENQINVSNMDHTLAWFWRFLWILMLRYLPSHEVHGFFPNFWSRTMAFTWGSTTHQDMTEEAILNITVRLFAEMPPSIKGKRFREEDFKDKTLLADDIFAAFYGPKVSVKRFRGAIAQVANANAAMDFDNTTRDDPVLHFDSELIFSSNAWLLQTRKEILQAIRSEQYSIARDKLGQLLHSLQDFYSHSNWVELGNQQINPDLVQPGHEIKSIAEAGVPTCSDCTDWTCEGNLLDDVASKGLLTTGYYGSQPKKPIGKCSHGGRFDDSRHREPRGGINKDSSSLFFSPHHYLHNEAAFLAQEATKHFLEKLWQEIGSKQFMRLLDISPSTGLSFVVDTTGSMGDEINAAKYQAREIIDQRRGTPQEPDFYILVPFHDPEFGPVHKTSDPEEFWKIFDRIIPLSGGDEPEMCLSALELALQYSPPYSEIFVFTDASAKDAHLKNSVESLSQEKKCKVTFLITEDPSRTRAKRETLAPDRFDLYVELAHSSGGQIIFTDDKNIRHVAKIIGESSISSVTLFRHQKGNIFSLKGVHQKIKKRATELEVHQFWIDSLVDKVVVTIQGAIHAFEIWDPSGKVQMNKLTTGPLAKIESIGGIYRAFLSSPVHAGKWTLKLYSRGHYSVYIQGQSTLDFLYYFAVPVDGRHPGLFMMDSHPVEGLPTYLVVMVMGLNQSESGSVHLQAVNLEGRTGSLGELELQGGAQRADLFVAELPPTLLTSNNFSIVVHGVDSEGRRLERAAPQAATMVGSLLEGALALHNLAPTKVL, via the exons ATGTCCCAAGCAGGTCTGAGATTGTCTGGGAACTTGGTATACATTGCCTCAAGATGCACAACGGAAAATCAG ATAAATGTATCCAATATGGACCATACCTTGGCCTGGTTCTGGCGTTTCCTGTGGATCCTGATGCTGCGGTATTTGCCATCACATGAAGTCCATGGTTTCTTCCCCAATTTTTGGTCTCGCACTATGGCTTTCACTTGGGGGTCTACCACCCACCAGGATATGACTGAAGAGGCCATCCTCAACATCACTGTGCGCCTCTTTGCAGAGATGCCTCCGTCCATCAAGGGGAAGCGCTTCCGAGAGGAGGACTTTAAG GACAAGACCCTTTTGGCTGATGACATCTTTGCTGCTTTCTATGGTCCCAAGGTATCTGTAAAACGTTTCCGTGGGGCCATTGCCCAAGTAGCCAATGCCAATGCTGCCATGGACTTTGACAATACCACGCGAGATGATCCTGTGCTCCACTTTGATTCAGAGCTCATCTTCTCCAGCAATGCCTGGCTATTGCAAACACGCAAAGAAATCCTTCAGGCCATACGCTCGGAGCAGTACAGCATCGCTCGGGACAAGCTGGGGCAGCTACTCCATTCTTTACAG GATTTCTACAGCCACAGCAACTGGGTTGAACTTGGAAATCAGCAGATCAATCCAGATCTAGTCCAGCCAGGCCATGAAATCAAGTCCATTGCAGAAG CTGGCGTCCCAACCTGCAGTGACTGCACCGACTGGACGTGTGAAGGCAATCTCTTGGACGATGTGGCTTCTAAAGGGCTTTTGACTACTGGTTACTATGGCAGCCAACCCAAAAAACCCATTG GAAAATGCAGCCATGGTGGAAGGTTTGATGACAGCCGACACAGAGAGCCTCGTGGTGGTATTAATAAGGATAGTTCATCCCTTTTCTTCTCACCCCACCACTACCTGCATAATGAAGCAGCTTTTCTGGCCCAAGAGGCCACCAAACATTTCTTGGAGAAGTTGTGGCAAGAAATAGGGAGCAAACAATTCATGAG GCTGCTGGATATCAGTCCATCCACAGGCCTGAGCTTTGTTGTGGATACCACTGGAAGCATGGGAGATGAGATTAATGCTGCCAAGTACCAGGCACGAGAGATCATTGACCAGCGACGTGGCACCCCTCAAGAGCCAGATTTCTACATCTTAGTGCCTTTTCACGATCCAG agTTTGGCCCTGTCCACAAGACCAGTGACCCAGAAGAATTCTGGAAGATATTTGACAGAATCATTCCTCTGTCTGGTGGGGATGAACCAGAAATGTGCCTTTCTGCACTGGAG CTTGCCCTCCAGTACTCACCACCATATTCTGAGATTTTTGTCTTTACTGATGCGTCTGCTAAAGATGCTCATCTTAAGAACAGTGTGGAATCTCTTAGccaagaaaagaaatgcaag GTGACCTTCCTCATTACAGAAGATCCGTCTAGGACCCGGGCAAAACGGGAAACTCTTGCCCCAGACCGATTTGACCTCTATGTAGAGCTGGCTCACAGCTCAGGTGGGCAGATCATATTTACAGATGACAAGAACATCCGACATGTGGCTAAGATCATTGGTGAATCCAGCATATCTTCG GTGACCCTATTCCGCCACCAGAAGGGAAATATCTTCAGCCTTAAGGGGGTTCACCAGAAAATAAAGAAACGGGCAACGGAGCTGGAGGTTCACCAGTTCTGGATTGACAGCTTGGTGGACAAAGTGGTTGTAACCATCCAAGGTGCCATCCACGCCTTTGAAATCTGGGATCCTTCGG GTAAAGTACAGATGAATAAATTAACTACTGGTCCCTTAGCCAAGATTGAGTCCATTGGTGGCATCTACAGAGCATTTCTTTCTTCCCCAGTCCATGCTGGCAAATGGACGTTAAAGCTTTATTCCAGAGGCCATTATTCTGTTTATATCCAGG GTCAAAGCACCCTTGACTTCCTGTATTACTTTGCTGTTCCAGTGGATGGTCGCCACCCAGGGCTATTTATGATGGATAGTCACCCTGTAGAAG GTTTGCCTACTTACTTGGTTGTTATGGTGATGGGCCTGAATCAATCGGAGTCAGGATCTGTTCATCTCCAGGCTGTGAATTTAGAAGGAAGGACAGGTAGTCTTGGGGAACTGGAACTTCAAGGAGGAGCCCAGAGAGCTGACCTGTTTGTGGCTGAGCTGCCTCCAACCTTACTGACCAGCAACAACTTCTCCATAGTGGTGCATGGTGTTGACAGTGAGGGCCGGAGGTTGGAGAGAGCTGCCCCACAAGCTGCCACCATGGTGGGATCTCTGTTGGAG GGAGCTCTCGCTTTGCACAATCTGGCTCCAACCAAAGTACTATAA
- the VWA7 gene encoding von Willebrand factor A domain-containing protein 7 isoform X4 translates to MPGYCKHAKKSFRPYARSSTASLGTSWGSYSILYRCQCENDFYSHSNWVELGNQQINPDLVQPGHEIKSIAEAGVPTCSDCTDWTCEGNLLDDVASKGLLTTGYYGSQPKKPIGKCSHGGRFDDSRHREPRGGINKDSSSLFFSPHHYLHNEAAFLAQEATKHFLEKLWQEIGSKQFMRLLDISPSTGLSFVVDTTGSMGDEINAAKYQAREIIDQRRGTPQEPDFYILVPFHDPEFGPVHKTSDPEEFWKIFDRIIPLSGGDEPEMCLSALELALQYSPPYSEIFVFTDASAKDAHLKNSVESLSQEKKCKVTFLITEDPSRTRAKRETLAPDRFDLYVELAHSSGGQIIFTDDKNIRHVAKIIGESSISSVTLFRHQKGNIFSLKGVHQKIKKRATELEVHQFWIDSLVDKVVVTIQGAIHAFEIWDPSGKVQMNKLTTGPLAKIESIGGIYRAFLSSPVHAGKWTLKLYSRGHYSVYIQGQSTLDFLYYFAVPVDGRHPGLFMMDSHPVEGLPTYLVVMVMGLNQSESGSVHLQAVNLEGRTGSLGELELQGGAQRADLFVAELPPTLLTSNNFSIVVHGVDSEGRRLERAAPQAATMVGSLLELSRDTPVFPGRLVSITWKVMNPGSSKEYELKVSSVPQLAANISSSRLQLGFNQTATGQISLHVPNTTTPGSVITVTLQANLLHPDGDPGFAHIYLLVMPLPQVQIFPSPLCSVASADGSCDPPQSLCHSQHWTAILRIRDEAGIRSVQVEGGAVVPHQADGPAELVTYTSDCCSQQAQLIVTNLLGETYPCQVAAPPSTRPGKALPRPPDVKARVGPSPTSAWWCWALLTVFLTIDWLGF, encoded by the exons ATGCCTGGCTATTGCAAACACGCAAAGAAATCCTTCAGGCCATACGCTCGGAGCAGTACAGCATCGCTCGGGACAAGCTGGGGCAGCTACTCCATTCTTTACAGGTGCCAATGTGAAAAT GATTTCTACAGCCACAGCAACTGGGTTGAACTTGGAAATCAGCAGATCAATCCAGATCTAGTCCAGCCAGGCCATGAAATCAAGTCCATTGCAGAAG CTGGCGTCCCAACCTGCAGTGACTGCACCGACTGGACGTGTGAAGGCAATCTCTTGGACGATGTGGCTTCTAAAGGGCTTTTGACTACTGGTTACTATGGCAGCCAACCCAAAAAACCCATTG GAAAATGCAGCCATGGTGGAAGGTTTGATGACAGCCGACACAGAGAGCCTCGTGGTGGTATTAATAAGGATAGTTCATCCCTTTTCTTCTCACCCCACCACTACCTGCATAATGAAGCAGCTTTTCTGGCCCAAGAGGCCACCAAACATTTCTTGGAGAAGTTGTGGCAAGAAATAGGGAGCAAACAATTCATGAG GCTGCTGGATATCAGTCCATCCACAGGCCTGAGCTTTGTTGTGGATACCACTGGAAGCATGGGAGATGAGATTAATGCTGCCAAGTACCAGGCACGAGAGATCATTGACCAGCGACGTGGCACCCCTCAAGAGCCAGATTTCTACATCTTAGTGCCTTTTCACGATCCAG agTTTGGCCCTGTCCACAAGACCAGTGACCCAGAAGAATTCTGGAAGATATTTGACAGAATCATTCCTCTGTCTGGTGGGGATGAACCAGAAATGTGCCTTTCTGCACTGGAG CTTGCCCTCCAGTACTCACCACCATATTCTGAGATTTTTGTCTTTACTGATGCGTCTGCTAAAGATGCTCATCTTAAGAACAGTGTGGAATCTCTTAGccaagaaaagaaatgcaag GTGACCTTCCTCATTACAGAAGATCCGTCTAGGACCCGGGCAAAACGGGAAACTCTTGCCCCAGACCGATTTGACCTCTATGTAGAGCTGGCTCACAGCTCAGGTGGGCAGATCATATTTACAGATGACAAGAACATCCGACATGTGGCTAAGATCATTGGTGAATCCAGCATATCTTCG GTGACCCTATTCCGCCACCAGAAGGGAAATATCTTCAGCCTTAAGGGGGTTCACCAGAAAATAAAGAAACGGGCAACGGAGCTGGAGGTTCACCAGTTCTGGATTGACAGCTTGGTGGACAAAGTGGTTGTAACCATCCAAGGTGCCATCCACGCCTTTGAAATCTGGGATCCTTCGG GTAAAGTACAGATGAATAAATTAACTACTGGTCCCTTAGCCAAGATTGAGTCCATTGGTGGCATCTACAGAGCATTTCTTTCTTCCCCAGTCCATGCTGGCAAATGGACGTTAAAGCTTTATTCCAGAGGCCATTATTCTGTTTATATCCAGG GTCAAAGCACCCTTGACTTCCTGTATTACTTTGCTGTTCCAGTGGATGGTCGCCACCCAGGGCTATTTATGATGGATAGTCACCCTGTAGAAG GTTTGCCTACTTACTTGGTTGTTATGGTGATGGGCCTGAATCAATCGGAGTCAGGATCTGTTCATCTCCAGGCTGTGAATTTAGAAGGAAGGACAGGTAGTCTTGGGGAACTGGAACTTCAAGGAGGAGCCCAGAGAGCTGACCTGTTTGTGGCTGAGCTGCCTCCAACCTTACTGACCAGCAACAACTTCTCCATAGTGGTGCATGGTGTTGACAGTGAGGGCCGGAGGTTGGAGAGAGCTGCCCCACAAGCTGCCACCATGGTGGGATCTCTGTTGGAG CTGAGCAGAGACACTCCTGTGTTCCCAGGGAGGCTTGTTTCCATCACTTGGAAGGTGATGAATCCTGGCTCATCCAAGGAGTATGAACTGAAAGTGAGCAGTGTCCCCCAATTGGCTGCCAACATCTCCAGTTCCAG GCTACAGTTGGGCTTTAACCAAACTGCAACAGGGCAGATTTCCCTCCATGTCCCCAATACTACTACTCCTGGCTCAGTGATCACTGTAACCCTGCAAGCCAACCTCCTTCACCCAGATGGAGATCCTGGTTTTGCACATATCTATCTGCTTGTCATGCCTCTGCCTCAG GTGCAGATCTTTCCTTCCCCACTCTGCAGCGTTGCTTCTGCAGACGGTTCCTGTGACCCACCTCAATCTCTTTGCCACAGCCAGCATTGGACAGCTATTTTGCGGATCAGGGATGAAGCTGGCATTCGATCAGTGCAAGTGGAAGGGGGTGCTGTTGTCCCTCACCAAGCTGATGGACCTGCGGAGTTGGTCACTTACACTTCAGACTGTTGCTCGCAGCAGGCCCAGCTGATAGTTACCAACCTTCTTGGAGAGACATATCCATGCCAGGTGGCAGCACCACCTTCTACACGCCCTGGCAAAGCACTACCCAGGCCTCCTGATGTGAAGGCAAGGGTAGGTCCATCTCCTACTTCAGCCTGGTGGTGTTGGGCATTGCTGACAGTCTTTCTGACAATTGACTGGCTAGGATTCTAA